A genomic region of Micrococcales bacterium contains the following coding sequences:
- a CDS encoding aldehyde dehydrogenase family protein — protein SNAAAPFGGWKASGLGREGGFEGIGEYLETKYTLTPDPWS, from the coding sequence TCAAACGCCGCGGCGCCCTTCGGTGGCTGGAAAGCCTCCGGCCTGGGACGCGAAGGCGGGTTTGAGGGCATCGGCGAATACCTGGAAACCAAGTACACCCTGACCCCAGACCCCTGGTCCTAG